A window of the Canis lupus baileyi chromosome 1, mCanLup2.hap1, whole genome shotgun sequence genome harbors these coding sequences:
- the SARS2 gene encoding serine--tRNA ligase, mitochondrial isoform X1: MAASMARRLWLLVAGRGLRPRRGCVRSHSPRRTFATERRDRNLLYEHAREGYSALPELDMERLCACPEEAARALQLRKGELRPEDLPAIISTWQELRQLQEQIRSLEEEKGTVAEAVRALLVNQDNSQVQQDPQYQSLRAHGREIRKQLTVLYPKETQLKEQFYLQALKLPNRTHPDVPTGDESQARVLHVVGDKPAFSFQPRGHLEIAEKLDILRQKRLSHVSGHRSYYLRGAGALLQHGLVNFTLNKLIHRGFTPMTVPDLLRGAVFEGCGMTPNANPSQIYNIDPSRFEDLNLAGTAEVGLAGYFMDHSVAFRDLPIRMVCSSTCYRAETDTGKEPRGLYRVHHFTKVEMFGVTGPGLEQSSQLLDEFLSLQMEILTELGLHFRVLDMPTQELGLPAYRKFDIEAWMPGRGRFGEVTSASNCTDFQSRRLHIMFQKEAGELQFAHTVNATACAVPRLLIALLESNQQEDGSVLVPPVLQPYLGTDRITVPTHVPLQYIGPNQPQKSRLPSQPLPS, translated from the exons ATGGCTGCGTCCATGGCGCGCCGCTTGTGGCTTTTGGTGGCTGGTCGGGGTCTTCGGCCCCGGAGAGGCTGCGTCCGCAGCCACAGCCCGAGGAGAACTTTCGCCACGGAGAGACGAGACCGGAACCTCCTGTACGAGCACGCGCGCGAGGGCTACAGCGCGCTCCCCGAGCTGGACATGGAGCGCCTGTGCGCATGCCCGGAAGAGGCCGCGCGCGCCCTGCAGCTCCGCAAGGGGGAGCTGCGGCCGGAAGACCTGCCCGCGATC ATCTCAACATGGCAGGAGCTGAGGCAGCTGCAGGAGCAGATCCGGAGtctggaggaagagaaggggactGTGGCTGAGGCAGTACGGGCCCTGCTG GTAAACCAGGACAACAGTCAAGTGCAGCAG GACCCCCAGTATCAGAGTCTGCGGGCACATGGCCGGGAGATCCGCAAGCAGCTCACGGTCCTGTACCCCAAGGAGACCCAGCTCAAGGAGCAGTTCTACCTACAGGCGCTGAAGCTGCCCAACCGGACCCACCCGGATGTG CCCACCGGGGACGAGAGCCAGGCCCGAGTGCTCCACGTGGTCGGAGACAAGCCAG CTTTCTCCTTCCAACCCCGGGGCCACCTGGAAATCGCAGAGAAACTCGACATCCTGCGGCAGAA GCGCCTGTCCCATGTGTCCGGCCACCGCTCCTATTACCTGCGTGGGGCTGGTGCCCTCCTGCAGCACGGCCTGGTCAACTTCACACTCAACAAGCTCATCCACCGG GGCTTCACCCCCATGACGGTGCCAGACCTCCTCCGAGGAGCTGTGTTT GAAGGCTGTGGGATGACGCCAAATGCCAACCCATCCCAGATTTACAACATCGACCCCTCCCGCTTCGAAGACCTCAACCTGGCTGGGACAGCAGAGGTGGGGCTTGCAG GCTACTTCATGGACCACTCCGTGGCCTTCAGGGACCTGCCGATCAG GATGGTTTGTTCTAGTACCTGCTACCGGGCCGAgacagacacagggaaagagccACGGGGACTGTATCGAGTACACCACTTCACCAAG GTGGAGATGTTTGGGGTGACAGGCCCTGGTCTGGAGCAGAGCTCACAGCTGCTGGATGAGTTCCTGTCCCTGCAGATGGAGATCTTGACAGAGCTGGGCCTGCACTTCCG CGTCCTGGACATGCCCACCCAGGAACTGGGCCTCCCCGCCTACCGCAAGTTTGATATCGAGGCCTGGATGCCAGGCCGCGGCCGCTTTGGCGAG GTCACCAGCGCCTCCAACTGCACAGACTTCCAGAGCCGCCGGCTGCACATCATGTTCCAGAAGGAGGCCGGGGAACTGCAGTTCGCCCACACG GTGAACGCCACGGCCTGTGCTGTCCCTCGCCTCCTCATCGCCCTCCTGGAGAGCAACCAGCAAGAG GATGGCTCCGTCCTCGTGCCCCCTGTCCTCCAGCCCTACCTTGGCACCGATCGGATCACTGTCCCCACTCACGTGCCTCTCCAGTACATCGGACCCAACCAGCCCCAGAAGTCCAGGCTCCCCAGCCAGCCTCTTCCGAGCTGA
- the SARS2 gene encoding serine--tRNA ligase, mitochondrial isoform X2, translating into MAASMARRLWLLVAGRGLRPRRGCVRSHSPRRTFATERRDRNLLYEHAREGYSALPELDMERLCACPEEAARALQLRKGELRPEDLPAIISTWQELRQLQEQIRSLEEEKGTVAEAVRALLVNQDNSQVQQVLQGADVPSLGGAGRCQVSPNSYIVTEDNRIVHPGPPVSESAGTWPGDPQAAHGPVPQGDPAQGAVLPTGAEAAQPDPPGCAHRGREPGPSAPRGRRQASFLLPTPGPPGNRRETRHPAAEGFTPMTVPDLLRGAVFEGCGMTPNANPSQIYNIDPSRFEDLNLAGTAEVGLAGYFMDHSVAFRDLPIRMVCSSTCYRAETDTGKEPRGLYRVHHFTKVEMFGVTGPGLEQSSQLLDEFLSLQMEILTELGLHFRVLDMPTQELGLPAYRKFDIEAWMPGRGRFGEVTSASNCTDFQSRRLHIMFQKEAGELQFAHTVNATACAVPRLLIALLESNQQEDGSVLVPPVLQPYLGTDRITVPTHVPLQYIGPNQPQKSRLPSQPLPS; encoded by the exons ATGGCTGCGTCCATGGCGCGCCGCTTGTGGCTTTTGGTGGCTGGTCGGGGTCTTCGGCCCCGGAGAGGCTGCGTCCGCAGCCACAGCCCGAGGAGAACTTTCGCCACGGAGAGACGAGACCGGAACCTCCTGTACGAGCACGCGCGCGAGGGCTACAGCGCGCTCCCCGAGCTGGACATGGAGCGCCTGTGCGCATGCCCGGAAGAGGCCGCGCGCGCCCTGCAGCTCCGCAAGGGGGAGCTGCGGCCGGAAGACCTGCCCGCGATC ATCTCAACATGGCAGGAGCTGAGGCAGCTGCAGGAGCAGATCCGGAGtctggaggaagagaaggggactGTGGCTGAGGCAGTACGGGCCCTGCTG GTAAACCAGGACAACAGTCAAGTGCAGCAGGTACTACAGGGGGCTGATGTCCCGTCCCTGGGGGGAGCGGGCAGGTGCCAAGTGAGTCCCAATTCCTACATTGTAACAGAAGACAACAGGATTGTCCATCCAG GACCCCCAGTATCAGAGTCTGCGGGCACATGGCCGGGAGATCCGCAAGCAGCTCACGGTCCTGTACCCCAAGGAGACCCAGCTCAAGGAGCAGTTCTACCTACAGGCGCTGAAGCTGCCCAACCGGACCCACCCGGATGTG CCCACCGGGGACGAGAGCCAGGCCCGAGTGCTCCACGTGGTCGGAGACAAGCCAG CTTTCTCCTTCCAACCCCGGGGCCACCTGGAAATCGCAGAGAAACTCGACATCCTGCGGCAGAA GGCTTCACCCCCATGACGGTGCCAGACCTCCTCCGAGGAGCTGTGTTT GAAGGCTGTGGGATGACGCCAAATGCCAACCCATCCCAGATTTACAACATCGACCCCTCCCGCTTCGAAGACCTCAACCTGGCTGGGACAGCAGAGGTGGGGCTTGCAG GCTACTTCATGGACCACTCCGTGGCCTTCAGGGACCTGCCGATCAG GATGGTTTGTTCTAGTACCTGCTACCGGGCCGAgacagacacagggaaagagccACGGGGACTGTATCGAGTACACCACTTCACCAAG GTGGAGATGTTTGGGGTGACAGGCCCTGGTCTGGAGCAGAGCTCACAGCTGCTGGATGAGTTCCTGTCCCTGCAGATGGAGATCTTGACAGAGCTGGGCCTGCACTTCCG CGTCCTGGACATGCCCACCCAGGAACTGGGCCTCCCCGCCTACCGCAAGTTTGATATCGAGGCCTGGATGCCAGGCCGCGGCCGCTTTGGCGAG GTCACCAGCGCCTCCAACTGCACAGACTTCCAGAGCCGCCGGCTGCACATCATGTTCCAGAAGGAGGCCGGGGAACTGCAGTTCGCCCACACG GTGAACGCCACGGCCTGTGCTGTCCCTCGCCTCCTCATCGCCCTCCTGGAGAGCAACCAGCAAGAG GATGGCTCCGTCCTCGTGCCCCCTGTCCTCCAGCCCTACCTTGGCACCGATCGGATCACTGTCCCCACTCACGTGCCTCTCCAGTACATCGGACCCAACCAGCCCCAGAAGTCCAGGCTCCCCAGCCAGCCTCTTCCGAGCTGA
- the CCER2 gene encoding coiled-coil domain-containing glutamate-rich protein 2 isoform X2, which translates to MQPILERLGGSPRATQLVVVEQGFRQSPATTSEEVGLQGPGLQTRKRPKKRSCLSLPVKRRRWIRTQHSTEHRAPRSGRPTMQRRGPTSVLLPLPLPLLLALLLGAATAAPLAPRPSKEELTRCLAEVVTEVLTLGQAQRSPCTALLHKEMCETEPYGCVSSKEKALLVEDFKKQEAGKTRSSQEMRDEEEEAAERAHKSEVREQTIHEQLQSRLHQEEDNEEEEEEEEEEEKRKKRGHTESFEGLWKRRLEGRGGPQKRVAEQASDEETAQFEAEEKGLQVLGGGRSLWQGAEAGGERHDDSPHHHHLHQPEAEPKQKEEASEKEEHDMERLEHVRDELKKATEILGEEIRREG; encoded by the exons ATGCAACCAATCCTAGAGAGGTTGGGCGGTTCTCCCAGGGCCACGCAGCTGGTAGTGGTGGAGCAGGGATTCAGGCAAAGTCCAGCCACCACCTCGGAGGAAGTAGGTTTACAAGGCCCAGGTTTGCAGACGAGGAAGCGGCCAAAGAAGAGGAGTTGCCTGAGTTTACCTGTTAAGCGGCGCCGCTGGATTCGAACCCAG CACAGCACCGAGCACCGAGCACCGAGGTCCGGACGCCCCACCATGCAACGCCGCGGGCCCACCTCcgtgctgctcccactgccactGCCCCTGCTGCTGGCGCTGCTGCTGGGGGCAG CCACCGCTGCTCCATTGGCGCCAAGACCCTCCAAGGAAGAG CTGACCCGCTGTCTAGCAGAGGTGGTCACAGAAGTGCTGACACTGGGCCAGGCCCAGAGAAGCCCCTGCACAGCTCTCCTCCACAAAG AGATGTGTGAGACAGAGCCCTATGGCTGTGTGTCCAGCAAAGAGAAAGCCCTACTGGTTGAGGATTTCAAGAAGCAAGAGGCTGGGAAGACGAGGTCCAGCCAGGAGATgagggatgaggaagaggaggccgCAGAAAGGGCCCACAAGTCCGAGGTGCGGGAACAGACCATCCATGAGCAGCTTCAGAGCCGGCTCCACCAGGAAGAGGACAacgaggaagaggaagaggaggaggaggaggaggagaaaaggaagaagagggggcACACGGAATCCTTTGAAGGCCTGTGGAAGCGGCGCCTAGAGGGCAGAGGGGGCCCCCAAAAGCGAGTGGCAGAGCAGGCCAGTGACGAGGAGACAGCCCAGTTTGAGGCAGAAGAGAAGGGCCTGCAGGTGCTAGGCGGGGGCCGCAGTCTGTGGCAGGGGGCCGAGGCGGGTGGAGAGAGGCACGACGACTCGccgcaccaccaccacctccaccagccGGAAGCTGAGcccaagcagaaggaagaggctTCGGAAAAGGAG GAGCATGACATGGAGCGGCTGGAGCATGTGAGAGATGAGCTCAAGAAGGCAACTGAGATTCTGGGGGAGGAGATCAGGAGGGAGGGATGA
- the CCER2 gene encoding coiled-coil domain-containing glutamate-rich protein 2 isoform X1: protein MQPILERLGGSPRATQLVVVEQGFRQSPATTSEEVGLQGPGLQTRKRPKKRSCLSLPVKRRRWIRTQVAALQLSPCHRQGRGSGDVTSSPAGPRAWVISSCPAVQHSTEHRAPRSGRPTMQRRGPTSVLLPLPLPLLLALLLGAATAAPLAPRPSKEELTRCLAEVVTEVLTLGQAQRSPCTALLHKEMCETEPYGCVSSKEKALLVEDFKKQEAGKTRSSQEMRDEEEEAAERAHKSEVREQTIHEQLQSRLHQEEDNEEEEEEEEEEEKRKKRGHTESFEGLWKRRLEGRGGPQKRVAEQASDEETAQFEAEEKGLQVLGGGRSLWQGAEAGGERHDDSPHHHHLHQPEAEPKQKEEASEKEEHDMERLEHVRDELKKATEILGEEIRREG, encoded by the exons ATGCAACCAATCCTAGAGAGGTTGGGCGGTTCTCCCAGGGCCACGCAGCTGGTAGTGGTGGAGCAGGGATTCAGGCAAAGTCCAGCCACCACCTCGGAGGAAGTAGGTTTACAAGGCCCAGGTTTGCAGACGAGGAAGCGGCCAAAGAAGAGGAGTTGCCTGAGTTTACCTGTTAAGCGGCGCCGCTGGATTCGAACCCAG GTGGCCGCCCTGCAGCTGTCACCCTGCCacaggcagggaaggggcagtggTGACGTCACTTCCTCCCCTGCGGGGCCACGGGCCTGGGTTATAAGCAGCTGCCCTGCCGTCCAGCACAGCACCGAGCACCGAGCACCGAGGTCCGGACGCCCCACCATGCAACGCCGCGGGCCCACCTCcgtgctgctcccactgccactGCCCCTGCTGCTGGCGCTGCTGCTGGGGGCAG CCACCGCTGCTCCATTGGCGCCAAGACCCTCCAAGGAAGAG CTGACCCGCTGTCTAGCAGAGGTGGTCACAGAAGTGCTGACACTGGGCCAGGCCCAGAGAAGCCCCTGCACAGCTCTCCTCCACAAAG AGATGTGTGAGACAGAGCCCTATGGCTGTGTGTCCAGCAAAGAGAAAGCCCTACTGGTTGAGGATTTCAAGAAGCAAGAGGCTGGGAAGACGAGGTCCAGCCAGGAGATgagggatgaggaagaggaggccgCAGAAAGGGCCCACAAGTCCGAGGTGCGGGAACAGACCATCCATGAGCAGCTTCAGAGCCGGCTCCACCAGGAAGAGGACAacgaggaagaggaagaggaggaggaggaggaggagaaaaggaagaagagggggcACACGGAATCCTTTGAAGGCCTGTGGAAGCGGCGCCTAGAGGGCAGAGGGGGCCCCCAAAAGCGAGTGGCAGAGCAGGCCAGTGACGAGGAGACAGCCCAGTTTGAGGCAGAAGAGAAGGGCCTGCAGGTGCTAGGCGGGGGCCGCAGTCTGTGGCAGGGGGCCGAGGCGGGTGGAGAGAGGCACGACGACTCGccgcaccaccaccacctccaccagccGGAAGCTGAGcccaagcagaaggaagaggctTCGGAAAAGGAG GAGCATGACATGGAGCGGCTGGAGCATGTGAGAGATGAGCTCAAGAAGGCAACTGAGATTCTGGGGGAGGAGATCAGGAGGGAGGGATGA
- the NFKBIB gene encoding NF-kappa-B inhibitor beta isoform X1 yields the protein MAGVACLGKAAEADEWCDSGLGSLGPDAAAPGGPGLGAELGPGLSWAPLVFGYVTEDGDTALHLAVIHQHEPFLDFLLGFAAGTEYLDLQNDLGQTALHLAAILGEASAVEKLYAAGAGLHIAERGGHTALHLACRMRAHACARVLLQPRPRCSRGAPNTYLAQGPDRTSDTDHPPVASYPEPDLEKEDEENEEDWKLQLEAENYEGHTPLHVAVIHKDAEMVRLLREAGADLNKPEPTCGRSPLHLAVEAQAADVLELLLRAGADPAARMYGGRTPLGSATLRPNPILARLLRAHGAPEPEDEDDRPGPCSSSSSSSDSDSGDEGDEYDDIVVHSGRSQSRLPPTPASKPLPDDPV from the exons ATGGCCGGGGTCGCGTGCTTGGGGAAAGCTGCGGAGGCCGACGAATGGTGCGACAGCGGCCTGGGCTCTCTGGGTCCCGACGCAGCAGCCCCCGGAGGACCGGGGCTGGGCGCCGAGCTGGGCCCGGGGTTGTCGTGGGCGCCCCTCGTCTTTGGCTACGTCACTGAGGATGGGGACAC GGCACTGCACTTAGCAGTGATTCATCAGCATGAGCCCTTCCTGGATTTCCTCCTAGGCTTCGCGGCTGGCACTGAGTACCTGGACCTGCAGAATGACCTGGGCCAG ACAGCCCTTCACCTGGCAGCCATCCTGGGGGAGGCCTCCGCAGTGGAAAAGTTGTATGCGGCGGGTGCCGGGTTGCACATAGCGGAGCGTGGGGGCCACACGGCGCTGCACCTGGCCTGCCGCATGAGGGCACATGCCTGTGCTCGTGTGCTACTCCAGCCCCGTCCCCGGTGCTCCAGGGGAGCCCCCAATACCTACCTCGCTCAGGGCCCTGACCGCACCTCTGACACCGACCACCCGCCTGTTGCCTCGTACCCCGAACCTGACTTGGAAAAGGAAGATGAAGAGAATGAGGAGGATTGGAAGCTACAGTTAGAGGCTGAAAACTACGAAG GCCATACCCCACTTCACGTGGCCGTCATCCACAAAGATGCAGAGATGGTGCGGCTGCTCCGGGAGGCTGGAGCGGACCTCAATAAACCG GAGCCCACGTGTGGCCGGAGCCCCCTGCACTTGGCAGTGGAGGCCCAAGCAGCCGATGTGCTGGAGCTTCTCCTGAGGGCCGGTGCTGACCCTGCTGCCCGCATGTACGGTGGCCGCACCCCACTGGGCAGTGCCACGCTCCGGCCCAACCCCATCCTTGCCCGTCTTCTCCGTGCACATGGAGCCCCTGAGCCTGAGGACGAGGACGACAGGCCTGGCccttgcagcagcagcagcagcagtagcgaCAGTGACAGCGGGGACGAGGGC gaTGAATACGACGACATCGTGGTTCACAGTGGCCGGAGCCAAAGTcggctccctcccaccccagcctcaaAACCTCTCCCCGATGACCCCGTCTGA
- the NFKBIB gene encoding NF-kappa-B inhibitor beta isoform X2: MAGVACLGKAAEADEWCDSGLGSLGPDAAAPGGPGLGAELGPGLSWAPLVFGYVTEDGDTALHLAVIHQHEPFLDFLLGFAAGTEYLDLQNDLGQGPDRTSDTDHPPVASYPEPDLEKEDEENEEDWKLQLEAENYEGHTPLHVAVIHKDAEMVRLLREAGADLNKPEPTCGRSPLHLAVEAQAADVLELLLRAGADPAARMYGGRTPLGSATLRPNPILARLLRAHGAPEPEDEDDRPGPCSSSSSSSDSDSGDEGDEYDDIVVHSGRSQSRLPPTPASKPLPDDPV; the protein is encoded by the exons ATGGCCGGGGTCGCGTGCTTGGGGAAAGCTGCGGAGGCCGACGAATGGTGCGACAGCGGCCTGGGCTCTCTGGGTCCCGACGCAGCAGCCCCCGGAGGACCGGGGCTGGGCGCCGAGCTGGGCCCGGGGTTGTCGTGGGCGCCCCTCGTCTTTGGCTACGTCACTGAGGATGGGGACAC GGCACTGCACTTAGCAGTGATTCATCAGCATGAGCCCTTCCTGGATTTCCTCCTAGGCTTCGCGGCTGGCACTGAGTACCTGGACCTGCAGAATGACCTGGGCCAG GGCCCTGACCGCACCTCTGACACCGACCACCCGCCTGTTGCCTCGTACCCCGAACCTGACTTGGAAAAGGAAGATGAAGAGAATGAGGAGGATTGGAAGCTACAGTTAGAGGCTGAAAACTACGAAG GCCATACCCCACTTCACGTGGCCGTCATCCACAAAGATGCAGAGATGGTGCGGCTGCTCCGGGAGGCTGGAGCGGACCTCAATAAACCG GAGCCCACGTGTGGCCGGAGCCCCCTGCACTTGGCAGTGGAGGCCCAAGCAGCCGATGTGCTGGAGCTTCTCCTGAGGGCCGGTGCTGACCCTGCTGCCCGCATGTACGGTGGCCGCACCCCACTGGGCAGTGCCACGCTCCGGCCCAACCCCATCCTTGCCCGTCTTCTCCGTGCACATGGAGCCCCTGAGCCTGAGGACGAGGACGACAGGCCTGGCccttgcagcagcagcagcagcagtagcgaCAGTGACAGCGGGGACGAGGGC gaTGAATACGACGACATCGTGGTTCACAGTGGCCGGAGCCAAAGTcggctccctcccaccccagcctcaaAACCTCTCCCCGATGACCCCGTCTGA